In one Hemitrygon akajei chromosome 3, sHemAka1.3, whole genome shotgun sequence genomic region, the following are encoded:
- the pax3b gene encoding paired box protein Pax-3b isoform X5, translating into MSTLAGPVPRMMRPAGGQNYSRGSGFPLEVSTPLGQGRVNQLGGVFINGRPLPNHIRHKIVEMAHHGIRPCVISRQLRVSHGCVSKILCRYQETGSIRPGATGSKPRQMAIPDVEKKIEEYKKENPGMFSWEIRDKLLKDGMCDRNTIPSVSSISRILRSKFGKKEDEEEDCGRKDYEDGDKKTKHSIDGILADKDNAGGGVGLILLYGLLV; encoded by the exons ATGAGCACGTTGGCTGGACCCGTCCCAAGAATGATGCGGCCAGCCGGGGGACAGAACTACTCTCGCGGCAGCGGTTTCCCACTGGAAG TGTCAACGCCTTTAGGTCAAGGAAGAGTGAACCAGCTCGGAGGAGTTTTTATAAACGGTCGGCCTCTGCCAAATCATATCAGACACAAAATAGTGGAAATGGCTCATCACGGCATTAGACCATGTGTCATTTCCCGGCAGCTGAGGGTCTCCCACGGTTGTGTCTCTAAAATTCTCTGCAGATACCAAGAAACGGGATCCATCAGGCCAGGGGCGACTGGGAGCAAACCCAGG CAAATGGCAATACCAGATGTGGAAAAAAAGATCGAAGAATACAAGAAAGAGAATCCTGGAATGTTTAGCTGGGAAATCCGGGATAAGCTATTGAAAGACGGCATGTGTGATCGGAATACCATTCCCTCAG TGAGTTCAATAAGCCGTATCCTGAGGAGTAAATTCGGGAAAAAAGAAGACGAAGAGGAAGATTGTGGAAGAAAAGACTATGAAGATGGCGATAAAAAAACCAAGCACAGTATTGACGGGATTCTGGCTGATAAGG ATAATGCCGGCGGAGGAGTAGGCTTAATATTGTTGTACGGATTATTAGTGTAG